AATATGATTTCCCGAGCATCTGCATCATAACGAATATAGTCCGCTATAACTTCTTCGATTGCGGCCTCAGTCAGAGCTGCCTTCTGCGCAACCAGGTCTTTCAGTGCCACCAGCCTCATCCTTCGATTCGTTTCAGTCTATAAACGAATACACAAATACACGAATACCACAACCGATTTCTCAAAAACGGGGATAGAGGACTGTCGGGACCTGAATGGGCGCTAATTAACTCGCGGTTTTTGGTGAATTTGGTCTGGCGAGTTTCAAGCTCGGTGGCTTCGTGATTGAAGGGCTGTTCTCAGATAGCTCAGCTTATCACTTTGCAGCGGAGGACGACCGCTTCCTCCTCCGGTTTCCTCAAAGCCCCAGTCCCCGCTGTCGTCCGAAGTCCCAATCCACCCCGCCGCTGGACATGGCGATGCCGGTGATATGCTTGCCGAGCTGCTTCTCTAGTGGCTGGCTCCAGGGCACGAGGCTGAACCCGAGCCCGTCGTCGATCATGGCGAAGCGCCCACTGGCGAGTTGGGTCGAGCCGACCAGCGTGCCCGCGACATAGTTGCCGGTCTGCGCAGGCTCCCATACGCGCCCGCGCTCGGCGGCGCGCGCCTTTCCGATGCGCTCGACCTCCTGGCGTTCCAGCACCGCGACGGTTTTGTGCGGAATGTTGATGTAGCCATCCTTCGCTGTGGCGTAACCCATATCGACGAGACGCTGAGCGCGCCGGTCGAGTGCATCATTGACCTCCCGGCCAAACCCATGTGCCGCGACCGAGAGAGGCCGGCGTGCCGTCAGCTCGCGATCGAGCCAGGTCGCGCCGTCATGCGTGACCTGCTGGCTGAGCGGAATGGGTGAGAGGAGCTTGAGGCGGGCATCGCGGCCGTCGCGCTTGAGATCATGGGCGAGACCGCGCTCAGGCAGGTCGGCGGGAATGGTCCAGTGTTCGGCGTGGATGCGCTCGACGATCCCAGCGCGCCGCAGCGCCTCCAGTCGCCGGACATGGGCTTTGACGAACATCTCGGGATCAGTGCGAAGGTCCTTCGCCTGGACGCGCGCCACCTCAAGATGCTCCGACGGGCTGTAGACGCCATCGGCGCCGGTGACGGCCAGGATGTTGCGATCGGCGGCGCGGGGCGTGCGCGGGGGCGGCGTGGCTTCGACGATCACGCCGCGCCCGATCTCCTCGGTACGAGACGCACCCACCTCCATGTGGTGGATACGGCCATCGACGCCGTCGATGACGAGATGCAGGCGCTCGCCCAGCTCATCGCTGCCGAGGCCCTTCGACAGGACGCGCCCGGTCACCGGCTCGGCCAGTTCCGCGCCATGCATCACATAGCGTGCGCCACGCCGCGGTTCGGCAAGGCCGGCCTCGTTCAACGCCCTTTGCATGGTCTTGATGATGTCATTGCGCGTGCCGAGTTCCCGCAGGGTGCCCTCAGCCTCCGGGGCGATCGTCCACCGGCCCGGCGTCACTTCGGTCGCTAAACCCATGCGCTCCAGATGGCGCGCCCGGTCGATGAGCAGCGCCCGGTTCTTCCGGAATAGGACGCGCATGTCCTTGTCGGGCCGCAGATCGGCGAACTCGCTGCGCGCCTCCTGCTCGGCGATCAGCATCCGGTCGAGCCGGGTGAAGCGCTCGGCATGAACTTCGCTCTGAAGCTGCTGCGATACCTCCTGCTCAGCCTGACGGCCCAGCTCCCGCGTGACGATCTCGCTCGCCCGCTCGCGGATGCCGTGGGCGATATAGTCGCCGGCGATGTTGAGCGCCTTGCCCTGATCGGTGACGCCGCGCAGCAGGACATGGGTATGCGGATGACCGGTGTTGTGGTGATCGACCGCGATCCAGTCGAGCTTGGTGTCGAGATCGGCTTCCATCTGCTGCATCAGATCACGAGTGGTCTCGCGCAGGTCGGACAGTTCGACGCCGTCCTCGGCTGACACGATGAAGCGGAACTGGTGTCGGTCCTCGCGACCCCGTTCCAGGAAGGCGCGGCCGTCCTCGACATCGCGCCCGGCGGAGTAGACCTGGCCCTTCTCGTCGTCGCGGGTCATGCCATCGCGCTCCAGATAGCGCAGATGCGCGTCCACTGCCTTGGCGCTGACGAACTGTCTTCCGCGCCGGCCGCCGCGCTGCGGGTTGAGCTTCACGATCCGAGCCTTCACCGCCACGCGGCGCGACCTTGTGCGCTCGCCGGTGAGGCTCCGGCTCCAACCGTTCCGGCCCTTCAAACCCGCCGCGACCTTCGCGCCCCGGCCGCTCGCATTGAACCGGCCGCTGCGCTTCCCCCTTCCGGGCAATCGGTTCGGATCGCCGCCCGCCCGGCGGATCGCCTGATGCACCTCGCCCATAAAGGTCGCCGGGTGGTGGCGCACCGGGCGCGACACGCCCCGATCGCGGACCCTACCGGGACGGATGCGAATGCTGTCGTGGTCCTGTGCCATGGAAAGACGATCGGGCGAAGAAATCAGCGGTTCAAGAGGATGAAAGCGTCGAGCGCAGCGTGGCGAAGAAAGACAGGTGCAATCGCAGAAACGGCGATCTGTCGATCACCGCACCTCGCAGACAGCACCGTTAAAGGCATTGAAATTAAAGGAAAATCGCAAGCATGCGGCACCGCCGCACATTGCGGCCTCTGAAGGGCGAGGCGCAAAAACCATGTGCAGACAGATGGCTAGGAACGAAATTCCGGCAGCGAGGCAACTCGCTTTATCTTGCCATCCCCTTCCTTCCCTCCGCTGTCGCTCTCAATCCCTGACGTACAGCAAAATGCCATCGGACTGAACTGCAACTTACTGCGCTTGAAAAGTGGTAACAGCCGCGCTCGCGGTGCGCAGAAACTGCGCTACGATGCCTTGCATATCGCCCTCAGGATATGCCGCCGCGACGCACATTCGATGCCCTTCGGACGACAGTGGGCGTGTCATGATACCGTCCATTGCAACGCCAGAAAACGCACCCGGAACCAGCGTCACGCCCGCCCCGGATTGCACCAGCATCGCCATCGTCAGCCTGCGAAACGCTCGGGCAACAATGCGCGGCTGAATGCCCGCCGCGACGAAAATATCCTGACTCTGGGCATGGCAGCCGGGGCCAAACTCGGGATGCGCGGTGATGAAATTCTCGCCCGCCAAATCGCCTATGGAGACGGTTTCCATGTCCACGAAGCGGTGATCGCTCGGCATGGCGACCAACCAGTCCTCACGCCACAGTTCATCAAGCTGAATTCCATCCCGACGCACTGGCGGCAGCAAGAGACCGGCATCGATTTCGCCACGCCGAAGTGCCGCCGGCTGCATAGCGTTCGGTATCTCGAACAGGTCTAATGTGACAGCTGGGCAGCGTTCCCGGTGAGCGGCAATGATCGCCGCGAATGTCGGTGTCGTGGCATCTTCGCAGATTGCCAGCCGCAATCGGCCTTCAGTGCCGAACGCCACCGCCGCAATTGTTTCGCGCGCCCGGTCAACATCCGCGACGATCCTCCGCGCGTCCGCGAGAAACACGCGCCCGACTTCTGTCAGGCGCGCGCCCGTGCTTCTGCGTTCGAAGAGCGTGACGCCGAGTTCGTCTTCCAGGGCCGCAATCTGACGCGACACCGCCGACTGATTGACGCCGACAACATCGGCCGCGCGGCGAAAACTCAGCTCATCGGCCGCTGCCAGAAAATAGCGAAGGCGGCTCAGTTCCAATTAGAATTCCCACTTTTTCTGCGAGAATTGCATCTGTTCTCTTGGCTTCACCGGTCTCCAAAAATGCAACGATGTCATCGACGAGACGGCAAGGCGCCGCATAACTTGTGAAGCGCAGCTTCAACCATTTCTGTCCGCTAGAGCGATCGAAGGCTGTATTTCAGTAGGCCGATCCTTGCGAATGAGCGCAAACGCCAACACCGCTCCAACTGCGGCGATGCCGGCCGCAACGAAGCAAATCGTGCTGAACGCATTTATGAACGCGGTGTCGGCTGCGATCCGTGCGGCGTCGGCATTCGATAGTCCAGCCACTGCAGCCTCGATATCGCCGGAAGCCACCCGTTCTGCAAAATCGCGTCCTTGGTCAGCCAGCGCGGAGACAACCATCCCGCCGAATAGCGCGCCCAAACCAGCGATTCCGATCCCGTAACCGAACTGGCGCATAGTGTTGTTGATGCCCGACGCCATGCCGCTGCGCTCCGGCTCAACGACACTGATCGCGACGTTGGAAAGCTCCCCATTGATAAGTCCAGCGCCGATTCCGGCGATGAACATACCGGCATAAACCGCACCTATTCCGAACTGAGGCATCAAAGCGATGCAGGCTGCCCCGCTTGCAATGATGAGGAGGCCGAGCGGGAGGAAAAGCTTTGGGGATACGACTGCGGCAAGACGACCACTGACCGGTCCCATCAGCAGAAGCGGTACGCCGAGCGGCAGCAGAGCCAGGCCCGCCTCCGTGGGTCCGTAATTCACCACACCCTGAAAGTAGAGCGGCAAATAGACGATCAGCGTAAAGAACGCGGCGGCAATGACCACCGCCACGATCGACGCGCCAGTGAAGGTCCTGTCCGTGAAGAGCGACAGATCAAACATCGGCCGCGACTGACGTAGCTGCCCAGTAATGAAGATTACTGTCAGCACAACGGTGGCCGCAAGCAAAGCGAGGACGATGGGACTGGTCCAGCCAAGTGCGTTGCCTTCGATCAGGACGTACATCAGCACGAAGAACATCGCCGTAAAGCTGCCGAGGCCGAGCCAGTCCAGTTTCTGCGACAGCGGATCGCGCGATTCCGGAGTGCTCCAATGCGTCAGCAGAAGCAGCGGCAAGCATACCGGCACCATGGAGAGAAATATCCATCGCCAGCCAAAAGCATCGGTGATCAACCCGCCGATCAAGGGACCGAAGACTGCTCCGGCACATACAATCACACCCCAGATTGCGAAGGCTCGGACGCGCTCGCGACCATGGAAATCCTGAACGATGAGCGCGAGACCGGCGCTGAGCATGAATGCCGATCCGAGCCCGGCGATACCCCGCCCGATGCTGAGTGCAATCGGGATATTGGCGAGTCCGCACATGATCGAGCCGGCAAGGAAGGCCAGAAGGCCAAGCTGGAACACCAATTTGCGGCCAAAACGATCTGCCAGAGCGCCGCCGGTCAGCACCAAGGCGGCGAAGGTCAGAACATACGCGTTCACGATCCATTGCAGGTCGGCAAAAGTAGCATCTGTCGCTTGCTGAATTGCGGGAAGCGCAACCACGACTACGGTGGTTGCCAAGGGTTCGAGAAAACTCGCTATGCAGATTGCGATCAGCATAGCTGTCCGGCGGTCGATCAGAGTCATCGTGATCATCTTTCACATCAGGGCACATTGATTTTGAAAGACGATAATTGGCGCGCACGGCAACACAAACAGTTCATTCGTGACTTCACTTGGGACATAAGGTGTGCAATCAGTGTTCCGCTATGGCCATTGACCGCATCACAGACCTTGCCGCATTCGTTCGTGTCTCCGACGCTCGAAGTTTCACGATTGCTGCGCAGCAGCTGGGCCTGTCTCGCTCGGCCGTAGGCAAATGCGTGGTGCGGCTCGAGGATAGCCTTGGTGTGCGCCTGCTTCAGCGTACGACCCGCAGCGTTACCCTCACACACGAAGGCGAGGCCTTCTACGCGCGTTGCGTGAGGGTTCTGGCCGACCTCGAAGAAATCGAACTCGATATGGCAAGCCGGACGGAGCAACCGCGCGGACGGCTCCGGCTCGATCTGCCGGTGTCCTTCGGTC
This genomic stretch from Algihabitans albus harbors:
- a CDS encoding DUF3363 domain-containing protein, which translates into the protein MAQDHDSIRIRPGRVRDRGVSRPVRHHPATFMGEVHQAIRRAGGDPNRLPGRGKRSGRFNASGRGAKVAAGLKGRNGWSRSLTGERTRSRRVAVKARIVKLNPQRGGRRGRQFVSAKAVDAHLRYLERDGMTRDDEKGQVYSAGRDVEDGRAFLERGREDRHQFRFIVSAEDGVELSDLRETTRDLMQQMEADLDTKLDWIAVDHHNTGHPHTHVLLRGVTDQGKALNIAGDYIAHGIRERASEIVTRELGRQAEQEVSQQLQSEVHAERFTRLDRMLIAEQEARSEFADLRPDKDMRVLFRKNRALLIDRARHLERMGLATEVTPGRWTIAPEAEGTLRELGTRNDIIKTMQRALNEAGLAEPRRGARYVMHGAELAEPVTGRVLSKGLGSDELGERLHLVIDGVDGRIHHMEVGASRTEEIGRGVIVEATPPPRTPRAADRNILAVTGADGVYSPSEHLEVARVQAKDLRTDPEMFVKAHVRRLEALRRAGIVERIHAEHWTIPADLPERGLAHDLKRDGRDARLKLLSPIPLSQQVTHDGATWLDRELTARRPLSVAAHGFGREVNDALDRRAQRLVDMGYATAKDGYINIPHKTVAVLERQEVERIGKARAAERGRVWEPAQTGNYVAGTLVGSTQLASGRFAMIDDGLGFSLVPWSQPLEKQLGKHITGIAMSSGGVDWDFGRQRGLGL
- a CDS encoding LysR substrate-binding domain-containing protein translates to MELSRLRYFLAAADELSFRRAADVVGVNQSAVSRQIAALEDELGVTLFERRSTGARLTEVGRVFLADARRIVADVDRARETIAAVAFGTEGRLRLAICEDATTPTFAAIIAAHRERCPAVTLDLFEIPNAMQPAALRRGEIDAGLLLPPVRRDGIQLDELWREDWLVAMPSDHRFVDMETVSIGDLAGENFITAHPEFGPGCHAQSQDIFVAAGIQPRIVARAFRRLTMAMLVQSGAGVTLVPGAFSGVAMDGIMTRPLSSEGHRMCVAAAYPEGDMQGIVAQFLRTASAAVTTFQAQ
- a CDS encoding MFS transporter, producing MTLIDRRTAMLIAICIASFLEPLATTVVVVALPAIQQATDATFADLQWIVNAYVLTFAALVLTGGALADRFGRKLVFQLGLLAFLAGSIMCGLANIPIALSIGRGIAGLGSAFMLSAGLALIVQDFHGRERVRAFAIWGVIVCAGAVFGPLIGGLITDAFGWRWIFLSMVPVCLPLLLLTHWSTPESRDPLSQKLDWLGLGSFTAMFFVLMYVLIEGNALGWTSPIVLALLAATVVLTVIFITGQLRQSRPMFDLSLFTDRTFTGASIVAVVIAAAFFTLIVYLPLYFQGVVNYGPTEAGLALLPLGVPLLLMGPVSGRLAAVVSPKLFLPLGLLIIASGAACIALMPQFGIGAVYAGMFIAGIGAGLINGELSNVAISVVEPERSGMASGINNTMRQFGYGIGIAGLGALFGGMVVSALADQGRDFAERVASGDIEAAVAGLSNADAARIAADTAFINAFSTICFVAAGIAAVGAVLAFALIRKDRPTEIQPSIALADRNG